The sequence TCGCGGGTACGCTGCCGTCGCGTTTTCGATTCATTCCGAACGTGCAAAATGCGGCCATCGATTCGATCGTTCTCGAGGTCTTGTCGAAGCAGACGCAAGGCGTGTATTTCGAGAAAGAGGTCTACAGCATGTTTGCGAATCCGCAGGCCGAGCGGTTCGTGAAAGCGCTGGTCGAGCAATTCGGCGAAACACCAACGTTTTATGTGTTTGGCGTAGCGACCGATTATTGCGTAAAGGCGGCTGCATTGGGACTTGCCCAACGCGGGTATCGCACGACACTCTTGACGGATGCCGTGGCGGGCATTTCCGAAGACGGGGTGCGCGAGGCAATGGGAGAGATGCAGGCGGCGGGCGTGCGTCTCATGACGACGACGGAGCTTTTGGCGTGAGCGATCACGAATATCCGAAGCCCAGTTTGACGGCGGATGTCGTCGCGTTTTCGCTGGACGAAGGACAACGTTTGTCCGTGCTGCTCATTCAGCGCGGCAGGGATCCCTATGCGGGGCATTGGGCCATTCCGGGCGGTTTTTGCGAACCGACGGAAACGGTAGCGGAAAGTGCGGCAAGGGAGCTCGAGGAAGAGACGGGCATTTCCGGTTTACCGCTCGAGGAGTTGCGCGTTTTTTCGCGGCCGGGTCGTGACCCTCGAGGCTGGGTCGTGAGCATTGCGCATATTGCGATTCTTCCGGTGGATCGGCGCGGCGAAGCGAAAGGCAGCGATGATGCCAAGGACGCGCGGTTTTTCGTGATCACCGCAAACGCGGATGGGACGTTGTCTCTCAGCGCCGATGGAAAACCATCGGGATCGCTTGCATTCGATCACGATGAAATGCTTGCAGCAGCCGTCGCGCGGCTCGAGGAGCGCGCCGCGGTGCTGGTTCCCAAGCTGTTTGGTCGCGACATGACGCCGGACGAAGCGAATCGAGCTTTGCACCGCGCATTGGGCGAAACGAGGTAATCCGACGTGGGGTTTGTCCTATTCGGCCTGACGGGCGGCATTGCTTGTGGCAAAAGCACCGTGGCAGGTCGTTTTCGCGATGCAGGCATCACGGTCATCGACGCCGATCAGGTGGCTCGGCAAGCGGTTGCGCCAGGAACGAGTGGCCTTGCTGAAATCGTGAAGCATTTTGGGCAGGATGTCTTGCGACCCGACGGTACGCTCGACCGCGCCAAGCTTGGTGCCATTGTTTTTGGTGACGATGACAAGCGCAAGACGTTGAATCGCATTTTGCACCCGCGCATCGCTGCTCGAACGATGATGACGGCGCAGGAGCTCGCTGCGCGTGGTGAAATCATGGCGTGTTACGAAGCGGCGCTGCTCGTCGAAAACGGGGTCGCGGACATGTTCAGGCCGCTCGTGGTCGTGGCGGCGCCGGAAGAGACGCAGATTGCTCGGATCATGCAGCGGGATCGCATCAGCGAAGCGGACGCTCGAGCGCGTATTGCAGCGCAGATGCCCGTGGCCGAAAAGACGGCGGTTGCCGATTACGTCATCGATACGGGTGGATCGATGGAGGACACGCTGCGGCAGGCCGATGACGTGCTCGACAAGATCCGGGCCAAGTTGGACGGATGATTGAAAGCATCGACGTTCACGGGTGACGCGTAGCATTTTCCTGCACTTGGGGCGGCGAGCGCCGACGCGAGTTCGCATCGTGCGTGAAACCGGGACCACACGCTGTCATGCGCGTCTTGGTGGATTGTTGTGATCGATCGATAATACGCGGTCTTGGCGCTGCGCACGCAATTTGCTCTACTCGATGGCATGCGAAAACCAAACCGTTCTTCTCACCGTCGCAGCGTCCTTGTTCTCGGCACCATGCTCATGGTCGGCGGTCCAACCGTGGCGTGTAATGTGGATCTTGCCCCGATGGAGCCAAATCCACGTCTCGGTCGGGAGAAACGCGTGTTCTTTTCGAGTGGCTGCGCGAGCTCGATCACGATGCCCGTGGGCGCAACCGACACCATTACGGTGGATCCTGCCCAGGAAAACGGCACATTGCCTACGGACCTCGAGCCCAAGACCTCGGATGCGTCGATCATCGCAATCGCGAATCCATCGTCGACCACGTTCGACATGCGCGCGTTGAAAAATGGCCAAAGCAACATCGAAGTGTGGAGCGCGGGGGCGCGCTACGATTGGCTCACGTTTCATGTCGAACCGGCCAGAGCGGTCAAGGTCGAGTCGGAGCCGGCGATTCTTGCTGGCGGCCGCACGGGTCTCGCAGTCACGGAGGTGTACGGCGCATGCAAGACCGACGAGTGCCTGCTTTTCGGGCACTCGTTCATGAAATGGACGGCGGATCCGGCTTCGGCGCTGACGTTCATCGAAGACACGAAGAACCTTGCGCATTACACGGCGAGCGCGACGCCTGGAACGGGGGCGATTGTCGGCACCGAGCCTTCCGAGGGCGGCGAGCTCGTGCGGCATACGGTCGAAATCGTGGATCCCGCAACGA is a genomic window of Polyangiaceae bacterium containing:
- a CDS encoding isochorismatase family protein, producing MNKIFVDVDVQRDFCEPNGALFVRGSPNDVMRKLVAHAVDKGIPILGSVDSHAWDAWEFASSGLSGPNGEKPNFPDHCVKGTDGWLKVAGTLPSRFRFIPNVQNAAIDSIVLEVLSKQTQGVYFEKEVYSMFANPQAERFVKALVEQFGETPTFYVFGVATDYCVKAAALGLAQRGYRTTLLTDAVAGISEDGVREAMGEMQAAGVRLMTTTELLA
- a CDS encoding dephospho-CoA kinase produces the protein MGFVLFGLTGGIACGKSTVAGRFRDAGITVIDADQVARQAVAPGTSGLAEIVKHFGQDVLRPDGTLDRAKLGAIVFGDDDKRKTLNRILHPRIAARTMMTAQELAARGEIMACYEAALLVENGVADMFRPLVVVAAPEETQIARIMQRDRISEADARARIAAQMPVAEKTAVADYVIDTGGSMEDTLRQADDVLDKIRAKLDG
- a CDS encoding NUDIX hydrolase — translated: MSDHEYPKPSLTADVVAFSLDEGQRLSVLLIQRGRDPYAGHWAIPGGFCEPTETVAESAARELEEETGISGLPLEELRVFSRPGRDPRGWVVSIAHIAILPVDRRGEAKGSDDAKDARFFVITANADGTLSLSADGKPSGSLAFDHDEMLAAAVARLEERAAVLVPKLFGRDMTPDEANRALHRALGETR